One stretch of Bos indicus x Bos taurus breed Angus x Brahman F1 hybrid chromosome 22, Bos_hybrid_MaternalHap_v2.0, whole genome shotgun sequence DNA includes these proteins:
- the PDHB gene encoding pyruvate dehydrogenase E1 component subunit beta, mitochondrial produces MAVAAVLVRKPLEQVSGLLRRRFHRTAPAALQVTVREAINQGMDEELERDEKVFLLGEEVAQYDGAYKVSRGLWKKYGDKRIIDTPISEMGFAGIAVGAAMAGLRPICEFMTFNFSMQAIDQVINSAAKTYYMSGGLQSVPIVFRGPNGASAGVAAQHSQCFAAWYGHCPGLKVVSPWSSEDAKGLIKSAIRDNNPVVVLENELMYGVPFELPSEAQSKDFLIPIGKAKIERQGTHVTIVAHSRPVGHCLEAATVLSKEGIECEVINLRTIRPMDIETIEGSVMKTNHLVTVEGGWPQFGVGAEICARIMEGPAFNFLDAPAVRVTGADVPMPYAKILEDNSVPQVKDIIFAIKKTLNI; encoded by the exons ATGGCGGTGGCTGCTGTGTTGGTGCGGAAACCCCTTGAGCAG gTCTCCGGGCTGCTGAGGAGGCGGTTCCACCGGACCGCGCCGGCTGCACTGCAG GTGACAGTTCGTGAGGCTATAAATCAAGGCATGGATGAGGAGCTGGAAAGAGACGAGAAGGTATTTCTCCTCGGGGAAGAAGTTGCCCAGTACGATGGGGCATATAAG GTTAGTCGAGGCCTGTGGAAGAAATATGGAGATAAGAGGATCATAGATACTCCCATATCTGAG ATGGGCTTTGCTGGAATTGCTGTAGGTGCTGCTATG GCTGGGTTACGGCCCATTTGTGAATTCATGACCTTCAATTTCTCTATGCAAGCCATCGACCAGGTCATAAACTCAGCTGCCAAGACGTACTACATGTCAGGGGGCCTTCAGTCTGTGCCCATAGTCTTCAGGGGGCCCAATGGCGCCTCAGCAGGTGTAGCTGCCCAGCACTCACAGTGTTTTGCTGCCTGGTATGGGCATTGCCCAGGCTTAAAGGTGGTCAGCCCCTGGAGTTCAGAGGATGCAAAAGGGCTTATTAAATCAGCCATTCGGGATAACAACCCAG tggtggtgctggagaatgaATTGATGTACGGAGTACCTTTTGAACTTCCTTCAGAAGCTCAGTCAAAAGATTTTCTGATCCCTATTGGAAAAGCCAAAATAGAAAGGCAAG GAACACACGTAACTATAGTTGCTCATTCAAGACCTGTGGGCCACTGCTTAGAAGCTGCAACAGTACTGTCTAAAGAGGGAATTGAATGTGAG GTGATAAATTTGCGAACCATCAGGCCAATGGACATTGAAACAATAGAAGGCAGTGTCATGAAGACCAATCACCTTGTAACCGTGGAAGGAGGCTGGCCACAGTTTGGAGTAGGAGCTGAAATCTGTGCCAGGATCATGGAAG GCCCCGCGTTCAATTTCCTGGATGCTCCTGCAGTTCGCGTCACTGGTGCCGATGTGCCTATGCCTTATGCAAAGATTCTAGAAGACAACTCTGTACCTCAGGTTAAGGACATCATATTTGCAATAAAGAAAACACTGAATATCTAG